The following proteins are encoded in a genomic region of Fundidesulfovibrio soli:
- a CDS encoding IS3 family transposase, which produces MKRRGSYAKVAARNADLLDRIRSLKADHPFWGYRRIWAHLRFVDELTVGKNRVHRLMKEHGLTVRGSQLLKAKRKPTGNKPRPSRPNQWWGIDMTKVMIEGFGWVYVVIVLDWNTKKVVWHYAGLQARAWHWLAALNKAVNRQFLDGARGSGLNLMSDNGCQPTSVSFMKACRIMGINQAFTSYSNPKGNADTERFMRTLKEELVWINEFTSPVAFLEALDRWIDGYNANYLHSTLGYRSPEAFEAEQLSRETHLADAC; this is translated from the coding sequence GTGAAACGGCGCGGCTCTTACGCCAAAGTCGCCGCCCGAAACGCCGATCTTCTGGACCGTATTCGCTCACTCAAGGCTGACCATCCGTTCTGGGGCTACCGGCGTATATGGGCTCATCTGCGCTTTGTTGATGAACTGACCGTCGGCAAGAACCGAGTGCACCGGCTTATGAAGGAGCACGGGTTGACGGTGCGTGGCAGTCAACTGCTCAAGGCCAAGCGCAAGCCGACCGGCAACAAGCCCAGGCCCAGCAGGCCGAATCAATGGTGGGGCATCGACATGACCAAGGTCATGATCGAGGGCTTCGGCTGGGTCTACGTGGTGATCGTGCTGGACTGGAACACCAAGAAGGTCGTGTGGCATTATGCCGGGTTGCAAGCTAGGGCTTGGCACTGGCTGGCCGCCCTGAACAAGGCCGTCAACCGGCAGTTTCTAGATGGCGCGAGGGGATCTGGCCTCAACTTGATGTCCGACAACGGCTGCCAGCCGACATCAGTGAGCTTCATGAAGGCTTGCCGGATCATGGGCATCAACCAGGCCTTCACCAGCTACTCCAACCCCAAAGGCAACGCGGATACGGAGCGCTTCATGCGCACGCTCAAGGAAGAGTTGGTCTGGATCAACGAGTTCACGAGTCCGGTTGCCTTCTTGGAGGCTCTGGACCGCTGGATCGACGGCTACAACGCAAACTATCTGCACTCGACCCTCGGCTACAGGTCGCCGGAGGCTTTCGAGGCAGAACAGCTCAGCCGCGAGACTCACTTAGCGGACGCTTG